A genomic stretch from Algoriphagus halophilus includes:
- a CDS encoding S9 family peptidase: MNYRNWILFSILMISVFALQAQDKKPIQLSDLTKIVSVSNPEITPDGQQVLFVKNYMEAEKDGKFDYKRQLILMNLNHPELTKVLNSPTYEISNFTLSPDGKKLAFTKSWEGKSQIWVLPMDGGESQVLTDEKDGASSPVWSPDGSKILFSFSVPLWAMEGTPPWENPRPGRSYGDEPNYEAINAGKAKEDLKPNMDGSVEELRAWLAKNAAKNDPRVIDRLNFLGERGLSTDISFRHLGVYDLKTGTSETLTSGYQSFGAAAWAPDGSYVLATSVESDQHPDLNRELNSSIYRINLADHAVSKLIGSDDYRYNGATFSPDGKWIMISGQKTDEDRNFNQSLIGVAKPDGSGIKWLTESLDRRVGGAKWSDDSRSIYFAGANKGGVTLYKAEVSNGKVSPIITGPVGVGDFDIQGSQLVYSLTQVSNPNELYKADLNGKSAQQLTQYNEAWLADRWISQPKAHQFSHDGFEVDYWVMPPYGLKEGNKYPTLLEMHGGPTAMWGPGESSMWHEFQVLAGKGYGIVYANPRGSGGYGKEFQKGNYKDWGDGPAKDVLTALDKAGEAYEWINEDQLVLTGGSYAGYLTAWIVGHDHRFKAAVTQRGVYELTFFMGEGNAWRLVPNYFGYPWEEGAKEILDYNSPQTYVQNIETPLLIFHGDNDLRTGVRQSELLYKSLKIMDKPVEYIRYPREGHELSRSGEINHRFDRIGRIVEFFERYVTHPN; this comes from the coding sequence ATGAACTATAGAAACTGGATACTCTTTTCTATTTTAATGATCAGCGTCTTTGCTCTACAGGCACAGGATAAGAAGCCTATTCAGCTTAGCGATCTCACCAAGATAGTCTCTGTTTCCAATCCCGAAATCACGCCTGATGGACAGCAAGTGTTATTTGTTAAGAATTACATGGAAGCCGAAAAGGATGGAAAATTTGACTATAAACGTCAACTGATTTTGATGAATTTGAATCATCCAGAGTTGACGAAAGTGTTGAATAGCCCAACGTATGAAATCAGCAATTTTACCCTGTCACCTGACGGAAAGAAATTGGCATTCACAAAGTCTTGGGAAGGAAAATCCCAGATATGGGTATTACCCATGGATGGGGGTGAGTCTCAAGTGTTGACCGATGAAAAAGATGGAGCTTCTTCTCCAGTTTGGTCTCCAGATGGAAGTAAAATTCTGTTTTCTTTCTCCGTTCCTCTTTGGGCCATGGAAGGCACTCCTCCTTGGGAGAATCCTCGGCCAGGTAGAAGCTATGGTGATGAACCCAACTATGAAGCCATTAATGCAGGTAAAGCGAAGGAAGATCTGAAACCCAACATGGATGGTTCGGTCGAAGAGCTTAGAGCTTGGTTAGCAAAAAATGCGGCTAAAAATGATCCTAGAGTTATTGATCGGCTCAATTTCCTAGGAGAGCGGGGACTGTCTACAGATATTAGTTTCCGGCACTTGGGAGTATATGATTTGAAAACAGGTACTTCTGAAACGTTGACTTCGGGTTATCAAAGTTTCGGTGCTGCAGCGTGGGCACCCGATGGAAGCTATGTCTTGGCAACCAGTGTTGAAAGTGATCAGCACCCAGACTTGAACCGTGAACTTAATTCATCGATTTATAGAATTAACCTTGCAGATCATGCTGTAAGTAAATTGATTGGTTCGGATGATTACCGATATAATGGAGCGACTTTTTCTCCAGATGGCAAATGGATAATGATTTCTGGACAGAAAACAGATGAGGATCGCAATTTCAACCAAAGTCTTATTGGAGTTGCAAAGCCAGATGGATCAGGTATCAAATGGTTAACAGAGTCCTTGGACAGGAGAGTGGGAGGAGCTAAATGGTCTGATGATAGTAGATCAATTTATTTTGCAGGAGCCAACAAAGGCGGTGTCACCTTATACAAAGCTGAAGTGAGCAATGGCAAGGTAAGCCCGATCATTACTGGACCAGTTGGGGTAGGGGATTTCGATATCCAAGGCAGTCAATTGGTGTATTCTTTGACACAGGTTTCTAATCCAAATGAGTTGTATAAGGCTGACCTCAACGGTAAAAGTGCACAGCAACTTACTCAATACAATGAGGCTTGGCTAGCTGATCGTTGGATTTCCCAACCAAAAGCACATCAGTTCAGCCATGATGGTTTCGAGGTGGATTACTGGGTGATGCCACCTTATGGGTTGAAGGAAGGTAATAAGTACCCTACACTTTTAGAAATGCACGGTGGGCCTACTGCCATGTGGGGACCAGGAGAATCTAGCATGTGGCATGAGTTTCAAGTATTGGCTGGAAAGGGGTATGGAATTGTATATGCCAACCCACGTGGAAGTGGAGGCTATGGAAAAGAATTCCAAAAAGGGAATTATAAGGATTGGGGAGATGGACCCGCCAAAGATGTATTGACTGCCTTGGATAAAGCAGGAGAAGCATACGAATGGATCAATGAAGATCAACTGGTATTGACCGGTGGATCTTATGCTGGTTATTTGACTGCTTGGATCGTTGGACATGATCACCGATTCAAAGCTGCAGTGACCCAAAGGGGCGTCTACGAACTGACATTCTTTATGGGGGAAGGGAATGCTTGGAGGTTAGTTCCTAATTATTTTGGATATCCCTGGGAAGAAGGCGCCAAAGAGATTTTAGATTATAATAGCCCTCAAACTTATGTCCAGAACATTGAAACTCCTTTGTTGATTTTTCATGGGGATAATGACCTGAGAACAGGTGTTCGTCAATCTGAATTGCTTTATAAGAGTTTGAAGATTATGGATAAGCCAGTAGAGTATATCCGATATCCTAGAGAAGGGCATGAATTGTCAAGATCAGGAGAGATCAATCATCGATTTGATCGAATCGGAAGAATTGTTGAGTTTTTTGAGCGATATGTGACACATCCAAATTAG
- a CDS encoding heme-binding domain-containing protein has translation MRLWQKLLLGLAIILIAIQFIPNELPPINTDNPADLMGSGLVEGEVATLLKTACYDCHSNTPAYPWYSYVAPSSWLVAKDAREGREEVNFSNWEEIEMMDQLAILDDIISEVEEEHMPLPIYLTLHSEAKLDASQRQLIMEWAEAAMDIVVEDEEE, from the coding sequence ATGAGGCTTTGGCAAAAGCTATTACTCGGATTGGCAATTATTCTAATCGCCATTCAATTTATTCCTAATGAGCTTCCCCCCATCAATACTGATAATCCTGCAGACCTGATGGGTTCCGGATTAGTGGAGGGTGAAGTAGCTACTCTTTTAAAGACCGCATGCTATGATTGCCATAGTAATACTCCAGCGTATCCCTGGTATTCTTATGTAGCTCCAAGTTCTTGGTTAGTTGCCAAAGATGCTCGAGAAGGCAGAGAAGAAGTCAATTTTTCCAATTGGGAAGAGATTGAAATGATGGATCAATTGGCAATTTTGGATGATATCATATCGGAGGTAGAAGAAGAACATATGCCACTTCCTATTTATTTAACCTTACATTCTGAAGCAAAATTAGATGCATCCCAACGACAATTAATTATGGAATGGGCAGAAGCTGCCATGGACATTGTTGTGGAAGATGAGGAAGAATAA
- a CDS encoding heme-binding domain-containing protein, translating into MKKSSLLLPAAFVVGLLFFQAIQKPTIETHDELSMDGPKLPADVKAVVESKCYGCHNAESRNEKGKKKLDWDEFEASKKSKQLATMSKINEVLTESAMPPEKFLENKPEGKLSDEEKAILLEWSTGKKKKGE; encoded by the coding sequence ATGAAAAAATCATCTTTACTCCTTCCTGCTGCCTTTGTTGTAGGGCTCTTATTTTTCCAAGCCATCCAAAAACCCACCATCGAAACCCACGATGAATTAAGTATGGATGGCCCAAAGTTGCCGGCTGATGTCAAAGCAGTAGTAGAATCCAAATGCTATGGATGTCACAACGCTGAATCCAGAAATGAAAAAGGTAAGAAAAAGTTGGATTGGGATGAGTTCGAAGCCTCTAAAAAGTCAAAACAACTAGCTACCATGTCAAAAATAAATGAAGTGTTGACTGAAAGTGCGATGCCTCCAGAAAAATTCTTAGAGAACAAGCCTGAGGGAAAATTATCAGATGAGGAAAAAGCTATTTTGTTGGAGTGGAGTACTGGTAAAAAGAAAAAAGGAGAATAA
- a CDS encoding histidine kinase — protein MSPVFEIKPVYRMILPLLVGTLTYLAILLAFDSVANIKEDFFSRELLFCVFSSFVLLELNRLILLFFERRNTKTTHFYKHIIQLIFSSIITTFLSISLLLMAYFYWFENMADPMVYLTELSIFNGVFLFVTLMYQGHFLGFYWIHKKFEKDLESELQEKEELERSKNQFQFMLNPNFLLLSLESILLRIKEERKEEAEEGILLLSEIYRHSLRNQEELVPLHEELMAMENVKIFLNQFNSKHIHLSLPKEDKNYLLVPRTLTKILEAISYSQLSSPNCPLEIQLEIKKNCLHLSFPKQFSLKYGDQLVETMNSIKQQNGWLNQGLSWTDNSMYSICVPMELPYSETSDSINKASFHPTIKTDESIGN, from the coding sequence ATGAGTCCTGTCTTTGAAATAAAACCAGTTTATCGAATGATCCTTCCCTTATTGGTGGGAACATTAACTTATTTGGCTATCCTTTTAGCCTTTGATTCAGTGGCGAATATCAAAGAGGATTTCTTTTCCAGAGAACTCCTGTTTTGTGTGTTTTCAAGCTTTGTATTATTGGAGTTAAATCGATTGATCTTATTGTTTTTTGAAAGACGAAACACCAAAACAACTCATTTTTACAAACATATTATTCAATTGATTTTCAGTTCTATAATAACCACTTTCTTAAGCATTAGTTTATTATTAATGGCTTACTTTTATTGGTTTGAAAACATGGCTGACCCCATGGTTTACCTAACTGAATTAAGCATATTCAATGGAGTATTTTTATTTGTCACATTGATGTACCAAGGACATTTTTTAGGTTTCTATTGGATTCATAAGAAATTTGAAAAAGACCTGGAATCTGAGCTCCAGGAAAAGGAGGAATTGGAAAGGAGCAAAAACCAGTTTCAATTCATGCTTAATCCAAATTTTTTATTACTAAGTCTGGAATCCATTTTACTTAGAATCAAAGAAGAAAGAAAAGAAGAAGCTGAGGAGGGCATCCTACTTTTATCGGAGATCTACAGGCATTCATTAAGAAATCAAGAAGAATTGGTCCCTTTGCACGAGGAATTAATGGCTATGGAAAATGTGAAAATTTTTCTGAATCAATTCAATTCAAAACATATCCATCTCTCTCTTCCCAAGGAGGATAAAAATTACTTATTAGTACCTAGAACCCTAACTAAAATCTTGGAGGCCATTTCCTATTCCCAGCTTTCCTCCCCCAACTGCCCATTGGAAATCCAACTTGAAATCAAGAAAAACTGCTTGCATCTCTCTTTTCCAAAACAATTTTCCCTAAAATATGGGGATCAATTGGTAGAAACCATGAATAGTATCAAGCAGCAAAATGGATGGTTAAATCAAGGTTTAAGTTGGACTGATAATTCTATGTATTCCATTTGTGTACCTATGGAGCTACCTTATTCAGAAACCTCTGATAGCATCAATAAAGCTTCATTCCACCCAACTATAAAAACCGATGAAAGTATTGGTAATTGA
- a CDS encoding LytR/AlgR family response regulator transcription factor, producing MKVLVIEDEIPALEKIKHFLKQYDPESEIIGIAKSVKDAVPLLQTLGKQADLLLVDVHLEDGLSFQALDQVGFFKPVIFITAHSQYALEAFQANGIDYLVKPIRYVSFAASLDKYRQLRDTSNQTPINQEVWKELSKPAYKERFMVKIGEHIHIVSTSAIKLFFAEGRNTYLIREDGRKLITDYTLEGLEELLDPAQFFRVNRSYLINLTSIKDVLVYSSSRLKINPDFSYTDEIIVSRDRVNSFKKWLGGPDGNK from the coding sequence ATGAAAGTATTGGTAATTGAGGATGAAATTCCCGCCCTTGAAAAAATCAAGCATTTTTTAAAGCAATATGATCCGGAATCGGAAATTATTGGAATCGCCAAATCTGTAAAAGATGCTGTTCCTTTACTTCAAACCCTAGGCAAGCAGGCTGACCTTTTATTGGTAGATGTGCATTTAGAGGATGGGCTTTCGTTTCAAGCCTTAGATCAAGTTGGATTCTTTAAACCGGTCATCTTCATCACTGCACATAGCCAATATGCTTTAGAAGCCTTTCAGGCTAATGGAATTGATTATTTAGTCAAACCTATCCGCTATGTTTCTTTTGCAGCAAGCTTGGATAAGTATAGACAGTTAAGAGACACTTCCAATCAGACTCCAATTAATCAGGAAGTTTGGAAAGAGCTTTCCAAACCAGCTTATAAAGAACGCTTTATGGTGAAGATTGGTGAGCACATCCATATTGTTTCCACTTCAGCTATCAAACTTTTCTTTGCGGAAGGAAGAAACACCTACCTGATCCGGGAAGATGGTAGAAAACTAATCACCGATTATACTCTGGAGGGGCTGGAGGAACTGTTAGATCCAGCCCAGTTTTTCAGAGTCAATAGAAGTTATTTGATCAATCTGACCAGTATTAAAGATGTATTGGTTTATTCCAGTAGTCGGTTAAAAATCAATCCGGATTTTTCTTACACAGATGAGATTATTGTAAGTAGAGACCGTGTCAATTCATTTAAAAAGTGGCTTGGTGGTCCCGATGGGAACAAATAA
- a CDS encoding alpha/beta hydrolase-fold protein has product MKKNYLFLSVLLLFAFSNSHAQSGSEAIKEDFKPSSKNQPGKDYPQVNSQGYARFRIEAPEAETVHVSLGLGGRGGTKLTKDSDGVWWGTTEGPMDEGFHYYHLTIDGGTFNDPGALNYYGSTRWESGIEIPAHDQEFYALKNVPHGNVQQVLFPSPSTSSVKRAFVYTPPGYAENSTTRYPVLYLQHGWGEDETAWSNQGHANLIMDNMIANGEIDPFIIVMTYGMTNEIKFGGLRDFKIEPFQTVLVDELIPFIDSNFRTLSNKDNRAMAGLSMGGMETHSITLNRPEVFSYYGLLSGGVYSPEEIKEDAGVKMIFISCGSKENPDRVKTSVNALKEAGYHAVSYVSEGTAHEFQTWRRSLHEMAPLLFK; this is encoded by the coding sequence ATGAAAAAGAATTATTTATTCCTGTCGGTGCTATTGCTTTTTGCTTTTTCTAACTCCCATGCACAGTCAGGAAGTGAGGCGATTAAAGAAGATTTTAAGCCCTCCTCAAAGAACCAACCCGGAAAAGATTATCCTCAAGTCAATTCACAAGGCTATGCCCGATTTAGAATCGAAGCCCCAGAAGCAGAAACTGTCCATGTTAGCTTAGGTTTGGGAGGTCGAGGCGGTACAAAACTTACTAAAGATTCCGATGGAGTTTGGTGGGGAACTACTGAAGGGCCTATGGATGAGGGATTTCATTATTACCACTTGACCATTGATGGAGGAACATTCAATGATCCAGGAGCATTGAATTATTATGGCTCTACCCGTTGGGAAAGTGGGATAGAAATTCCTGCACATGACCAAGAGTTTTATGCTTTGAAAAATGTTCCGCATGGAAATGTACAACAAGTACTTTTTCCCTCTCCAAGTACATCCTCTGTTAAGAGGGCCTTTGTTTATACTCCTCCAGGGTATGCTGAAAATTCTACCACACGTTATCCGGTCCTGTATTTACAGCATGGTTGGGGAGAAGATGAAACCGCTTGGAGTAATCAAGGGCATGCCAATCTAATTATGGATAATATGATTGCAAATGGTGAAATTGATCCTTTTATCATAGTGATGACCTATGGGATGACCAATGAGATAAAATTTGGTGGATTGAGGGATTTTAAAATTGAACCCTTTCAGACAGTCTTGGTGGACGAGTTGATTCCTTTTATTGATTCGAATTTTAGGACCTTGTCCAATAAGGATAACCGTGCGATGGCAGGGTTATCGATGGGTGGAATGGAAACACATTCCATTACCCTCAATAGACCAGAAGTATTTTCTTACTATGGATTGCTTAGTGGTGGAGTTTATAGTCCAGAAGAAATCAAAGAGGATGCAGGTGTCAAAATGATATTTATTAGTTGCGGAAGCAAAGAAAACCCTGATAGAGTTAAAACTTCGGTAAATGCTCTAAAAGAAGCTGGGTATCATGCTGTTTCCTATGTTTCTGAAGGCACTGCACATGAATTTCAAACCTGGAGAAGAAGTTTACATGAAATGGCTCCACTACTTTTTAAATAA
- a CDS encoding sensor histidine kinase encodes MEKSISFILAFFLTGSIGLYLLYNRGLIYSLSTVSWTMALFIVLVVLASLIISFGYLSISKLQPWDKGHVTRSVLIVFLIGGSITLFSYLLEFLMTQVVEEDSTFPDNTMTLKGGIVGLIVSLALTWIDYSWFAFARFSKETIQGMRDTRKKEELQFTLLRSQLTPHFLFNTLNSASLLISTQPEKVEEFIRKLAFNFSNLMQHGIQPLNTLAREIEIIDNYMHLMQVRYGDKVILEKKIKPEFNTQLLPALGIQLLVENALKHNVASLENPVKIIITADHEKIAVANTITQKPLNVKSNGVGLQNLKERYDYHGHSSPTIYQSEGFFFVCLPYIKQKTTKA; translated from the coding sequence ATGGAAAAATCCATCTCATTTATACTCGCTTTTTTCCTCACGGGTAGTATAGGCCTCTATTTATTGTATAATAGAGGCCTGATCTACTCCCTAAGCACGGTTTCCTGGACTATGGCACTTTTTATAGTCCTGGTAGTGTTGGCCAGTTTGATCATCAGCTTCGGATATTTATCCATATCTAAACTTCAACCTTGGGATAAAGGGCATGTGACCCGATCTGTTTTAATTGTTTTTTTGATAGGAGGAAGTATTACCCTCTTTTCTTACCTCTTGGAGTTCCTGATGACCCAAGTAGTAGAGGAAGATTCCACATTTCCAGATAATACCATGACCTTAAAAGGAGGAATCGTAGGTTTGATTGTTTCTTTGGCATTGACATGGATTGATTACAGCTGGTTTGCCTTTGCCCGATTTTCTAAAGAAACCATTCAAGGAATGCGGGATACTAGAAAAAAAGAAGAGCTACAGTTTACACTTCTAAGGTCACAATTGACCCCTCATTTCCTGTTTAATACTTTAAATAGTGCTTCCCTTTTGATCTCCACTCAGCCTGAAAAAGTAGAAGAATTCATCCGGAAATTGGCATTTAATTTCTCAAACCTGATGCAGCATGGAATCCAACCTTTGAATACTTTGGCAAGAGAAATTGAAATCATTGATAATTACATGCATTTGATGCAAGTGAGGTACGGAGATAAAGTTATACTTGAAAAGAAGATCAAACCAGAATTCAATACCCAGCTGCTCCCGGCTCTAGGTATTCAGCTTTTGGTAGAAAATGCGTTAAAGCACAATGTGGCAAGTCTGGAAAATCCTGTGAAAATCATTATCACCGCAGATCACGAAAAAATTGCCGTTGCCAATACCATCACCCAAAAGCCCTTGAATGTTAAATCCAATGGAGTAGGATTGCAAAATTTGAAGGAGCGATATGATTATCATGGTCATTCCTCCCCGACAATTTATCAATCGGAAGGATTCTTTTTTGTCTGCTTACCTTATATCAAACAAAAAACCACGAAGGCATGA
- a CDS encoding purple acid phosphatase family protein: MHSLFKEFIFSWVFLFTSNLLLSQQLPPADPNLQYQPRKKPDRIILNLTEDPFSKIGVNWRTDTTVTHSYLEFTLATAGPEFKDSTHLLDAATEILISQQDEEPITYAKYHQVKLEGLEPGKTYVYRVGQEDYWSEWFQFDIPEDDQEVNFLYFGDAQNDVVSMFSRVIRKAIINLPKMDFIVYAGDLINHESADFEWGGWFEAGQWIHASIPSMMTPGNHEFSKNPATLTPHWNAQFNLPRNGPKGLEETTYEINFPELKIISLDGEQIDESPTYRQAQMDWLRGVLTNNPRKWTVVTFHYPVYASAADRYHDKMIDYIRPVLQEFKVDLAIQGHDHAYARGQGFYENEELDYNQGPVYVVSIAGPKMYKVKDDPWMVRKASNTQLYQWIQVKGNTLRFKAYTALGELYDSFEIQKDTEGNKLLINNIPNTPERFNSK, from the coding sequence ATGCATTCCCTTTTTAAAGAATTTATTTTTTCCTGGGTGTTCTTATTTACATCTAACTTACTCTTATCTCAACAACTCCCACCTGCAGATCCCAACTTACAATACCAACCCAGAAAGAAACCGGATCGAATCATTTTGAACCTAACAGAGGATCCCTTTTCAAAGATCGGTGTCAATTGGCGAACAGACACCACAGTCACTCATTCCTATTTGGAATTTACGCTAGCTACGGCTGGTCCTGAATTCAAGGATTCTACGCATCTACTAGATGCGGCTACAGAAATACTCATTTCCCAACAAGATGAAGAACCTATCACCTATGCCAAATATCACCAAGTAAAACTAGAAGGCCTTGAACCCGGAAAAACTTATGTTTATCGGGTAGGTCAGGAAGATTATTGGAGTGAATGGTTTCAATTTGATATTCCGGAAGATGACCAAGAGGTCAACTTCCTCTATTTTGGAGATGCTCAAAATGACGTTGTATCCATGTTTAGCAGAGTGATCAGGAAAGCTATTATCAACCTTCCAAAAATGGACTTCATCGTTTATGCAGGAGATCTTATCAATCATGAAAGTGCAGATTTTGAATGGGGAGGCTGGTTTGAAGCAGGGCAATGGATTCATGCCAGCATTCCGTCTATGATGACTCCAGGGAATCATGAGTTTTCAAAAAATCCTGCCACACTTACCCCACATTGGAACGCGCAATTTAACCTTCCTCGTAATGGCCCTAAAGGACTGGAAGAAACCACCTATGAAATCAATTTTCCAGAGTTGAAAATCATTTCCCTTGATGGGGAACAGATCGATGAATCCCCTACATACAGGCAGGCACAAATGGATTGGCTAAGAGGGGTTTTAACTAATAATCCAAGAAAATGGACGGTTGTCACCTTCCATTATCCAGTATATGCCAGTGCCGCAGATAGGTATCACGACAAGATGATCGACTATATCAGACCTGTTTTACAGGAATTTAAGGTGGATTTGGCTATTCAAGGCCATGATCATGCCTATGCAAGGGGGCAAGGGTTTTACGAAAACGAGGAACTTGATTACAATCAAGGACCTGTATATGTCGTCTCGATTGCTGGACCGAAAATGTATAAAGTAAAAGATGATCCATGGATGGTAAGAAAAGCGTCAAACACTCAGTTATACCAATGGATTCAGGTAAAAGGAAATACCTTAAGATTTAAAGCCTATACCGCCTTGGGTGAACTGTATGATTCTTTTGAAATTCAAAAGGATACAGAAGGCAACAAACTACTAATCAATAATATACCTAATACCCCAGAACGATTTAATTCTAAATGA
- a CDS encoding glycerophosphodiester phosphodiesterase family protein — translation MKIQFQSTSQLLKIGLFLLGNLIFSFTGSAQVEHIRDRLLHSNELLIAAHRAAHSTHPENSLNAIQEAIDLGVDIIEIDVRVTADGEVFLMHDQTINRTTTGIGDIEILTSKDIDQVRLLYNGEETSQQVPTLKEALHLSKGKIMVDLDLKTSNINAVLAVVKELDMFDEVIFFDSDWKVLQEIKSQYPDAYLMPRTYKKQQVKKAYKKLDPVIIHIDPNFNTKEVNGLAKKYGFRTWINSLGELDQKLAKDPQVKYALDLISNGANVVQTDLPEFWLMIKKQTSSSSIN, via the coding sequence ATGAAAATTCAATTCCAATCCACCTCCCAACTTTTGAAAATTGGCCTATTTCTGCTGGGAAATCTCATCTTTAGTTTCACCGGTTCAGCGCAAGTCGAACATATTCGTGATCGATTATTACATTCCAATGAACTTTTGATTGCAGCACACAGAGCAGCACATTCAACCCATCCTGAAAATAGTTTGAACGCTATTCAAGAAGCTATTGATTTAGGGGTAGATATCATTGAGATTGATGTAAGAGTCACTGCTGATGGCGAGGTTTTCCTAATGCATGACCAGACAATTAACCGAACTACTACAGGGATAGGAGATATTGAAATCCTAACTAGTAAGGATATTGACCAAGTAAGACTACTTTATAATGGAGAGGAAACAAGCCAGCAAGTCCCTACCTTGAAGGAAGCTCTCCACCTTTCAAAAGGAAAAATCATGGTTGACCTGGATTTGAAAACTTCCAACATCAATGCAGTCCTGGCAGTAGTGAAGGAGCTGGACATGTTTGATGAGGTGATCTTTTTTGATTCAGATTGGAAGGTTTTACAGGAAATTAAATCTCAATACCCTGATGCCTATCTAATGCCTAGAACCTATAAAAAGCAGCAGGTGAAAAAAGCCTATAAAAAACTAGATCCCGTAATCATACACATTGATCCAAACTTCAATACGAAAGAGGTCAATGGGTTGGCTAAAAAATACGGATTTAGAACTTGGATTAATTCCTTGGGAGAATTGGATCAGAAGCTTGCCAAAGATCCACAGGTTAAATATGCTTTGGACCTGATTTCCAATGGAGCCAATGTAGTACAAACCGATCTACCTGAATTTTGGTTAATGATTAAAAAGCAAACATCCTCCAGTAGTATTAATTAA